AGCGTGCTGGTAAAACCAGGTTTTGAACCACCAACCAACATTGTTGATCACATTGCCCTTCTTCTTGGCCTCTTCTTTTGAAGCATATCTACCAGTCATGCAAACAGCTTCTGTGGGAGTATACACCATGGTTTCAACAAAGTCTGGAACTTTCTCACGGTTATCCTGATCCCCGTCTCTAGGTGAAAAAGAATCCATATAAGCCTGAGCAATCTCTTTCAAATTACCAACTACAGGTTTGTAGGTAAGTTTCATGTATTCCTTGATCGGAATGAGCTTGATCTCAGCTGAAACCAGAAGCCCCAGAGTCCCTTGAGACCATGGAATAGCATAGAAAAGATCAGAATATTCATTGTCCTTTGTAGCTCTAACTACCTGCCCATCTGCTAGAACAACTTCATAAGACACAACAGTGTCTGAGAACAGTCCATAAATGTGAGAACTTCCTTCAATCCCATAGCCGTTGATGAGACCACCAACAGTTAGATCATCAAGCTCAGCAACAACTGCAAGGGAAACATTCAGAGGGACAGTAACTCTAGAGATTTGTCCCATATTGACTAGAGGCTCGACTTTAGCAATCATTCGCTCCGTGTCAATGTTAAGAACATTTCTAAATGGAGAAAGATCAACTTCAAAATGACGAGCACGCTTGTAGTCCACATTTCTCATTCCAACAGCAACCCAGGGCTTCCTAGCTGTGCAGACAAGACCATCCTTAGATGCATTCCTCTCCTTAAGACGCTTCACAACCTTTTTAACATTTTCATCATGCTCCTTCTGGCGCTGCTTGTATGATTTGCACTCAGACCTAACATCCCCAAGATATATGGAGAAATAATACAAGAACGAGAGAGGAAGGACGACGAAGATAACAACAATCCATCTGAACTGGACAAGAAGGTCCATAATGTTTTTCTTCCTCTTAGGACGAGGGGGGGGAGCCTGAACATCTGTCATTTTGAAACAAGAGAGGCCAAACAGAACTGCCACAAGGATGAAAACATGTTATGGACTACATACAAGAATGCAAATCCACTCATAAAGCTTACATCATTTaatcatgaaatttgaaaaacaaaagcAAAGCAAATCATTAACCACAACCACCACTAGTCCATATTCAataatcatgaaaaataaatcaactttAGCATTAAGACTTGTCCATAAACAAGTAATTTATGATAAGCAACTTTTATGAGGGACCAAGCATGAGGTAATCATTAAAAATACCttctaaattatttatcataattagATCTAACCCACCCTTTTTCAACTAAACACAagtaaattatctcaatcaTTAGAAATTGTGGCCCAAATTCAACTAATAGATTCCCATCGCCACGTGCTTCAGGAAGTAGGTAAACTGTCATCTTCAACAATCAAGCATTACTCACTCACTAGTAAAACACAAAACTAGCTTATTTACAACATTTTAAGCCAAATCATCACATaactaaaaaacataaaagaaaaccCCCAAAACAAACAGAACTAAGTAGAATTTTACACAATTTAGcttaaaattaacttttaacACCATAAAGCATGTATTAAAAAGTACATTAAACAGATCTATATCATACTACAGTGAAATGCGAAAAAATCAGCTCATTCAGTGATGAATTTTTTGTAGATCTACATACACAacaaaagaagacaaaaaaaaaaaactagctATAGAAacactaaaattttcaaataaaaacaaaaaccgaCATGCATGTCGCACAAACtcaaatttaccaaaaaa
This window of the Solanum pennellii chromosome 2, SPENNV200 genome carries:
- the LOC107011008 gene encoding delta(24)-sterol reductase-like → MTDVQAPPPRPKRKKNIMDLLVQFRWIVVIFVVLPLSFLYYFSIYLGDVRSECKSYKQRQKEHDENVKKVVKRLKERNASKDGLVCTARKPWVAVGMRNVDYKRARHFEVDLSPFRNVLNIDTERMIAKVEPLVNMGQISRVTVPLNVSLAVVAELDDLTVGGLINGYGIEGSSHIYGLFSDTVVSYEVVLADGQVVRATKDNEYSDLFYAIPWSQGTLGLLVSAEIKLIPIKEYMKLTYKPVVGNLKEIAQAYMDSFSPRDGDQDNREKVPDFVETMVYTPTEAVCMTGRYASKEEAKKKGNVINNVGWWFKTWFYQHAQTALKKGEFVEYIPTREYYHRHTRCLYWEGKLILPFGDQWWFRFLFGWAMPPKVSLLKATQGEYIRNYYHENHVIQDMLVPLYKVGDALEWVHREMEVYPLWLCPHRLYRLPLKTMVYPEPGFELQKRQGDTKYAQMYTDVGVYYAPGPILRGEVFDGIEAVRKLESWLIENHGFQPQYAVSELTEKNFWRMFDGSLYENCRKKYRAIGTFMSVYYKSKKGKKTEKEVQEAEQETAEVETPEVDEPED